A segment of the Corylus avellana chromosome ca2, CavTom2PMs-1.0 genome:
TTTGAATAATCAGAGAAATTCAATGCAAACTCAAACAAGTCTATCTATCATTTTCCTGTGTTTTGAATTAATTGGTTAAATTGAAGATGTCTTATATCTTAGCGTGGAACATGGTCTTATTGAAGATGTCCCTCATTGCATTTCTGATATTATTTCTATTGAGCATTGTGCTTAAGTTGTTTCTAATAATAGTTTCGCTCatgtcacttaaaaaaaaaaaaaatacaaacctTTAAGccaattattttgttgtgaattTTTGTGGAAGCCTCGCTTGAACTActacgcgttttgagaagaccccctaaatttcaaaatatctcAATTTAACCCTTGAAtgttcaatttcaatcaatttaccccccTCCGTAAGATTTTAAACGTAAATGACGTacccataactttttttttataaaattccaaatttacccttgatttcaaattttttttttaaaaaatcgaaggataatttggtcttttgagacatttttgttataagttaatggctaaaacaAACGAAGAggataaattgattgaaattaaaagtttaagggtgtaaattgaaagtttttgaattttaaggggttttttcaaaactcgagatagtttttttttttttagttttggtttaTCGGCTTGATGTAACTTTATCTGAACTCtaaatttgaaggaaatatgGTGGAATATGATAATTATTGAGCGTTAAATATTGGattgagagaaataataaatgctgatttgataaaaattttaactattgatttaagatttaaaaaatcGTACATTATACAATTCCCTAAATCCCCTTAAGATAAGTTTGGTTGGATCATTTTAAACAAAAGATTTACGGATTTATAGTAAAGAGAAAGGTTGACTTTACTTAAAGTCCACGCATGGTAATAGTTAGCAAAAGTAATACTTTTGCCGgcgctttttttttcttcaaactcaattgttttcaacaaataatttcgtgaaaacaatattattgtGCTCTTATCCTACTAATTAGAGATATGGTCTAAAGAATTGTAGATATGGTAAGAGTTATTAGTAAGAGTCATCTCTACGTGAGAATGCAAgtagtaatattttattaggatATTTAGGAGTTAAGTGATAATGTTCTATAAGTTATAGACATCTATCACCTTATGactatttatattatttaatgatatttgctaataaatgaaatgaagtTGAAAATTGATACTATAATATAGTCTCTGTATTTTGAGAGTTCTCGACTCACTCAAACAAGtctatttatcattttcttgtgttttgaaATAATTAGTTATCATCATGGAATTTGTTAATGATTATAACTTATCGACAAAACTTTGTACaagaatttaaatcaaataatttattaattattaattattattgataaaCAAGAggctaataaataaaaaccccacACAACACAAACACACCCCAAAGCGTTTTCGAGAAAATCTAGCGATGGACCTTCCTCCTCCTGATCCCGCTGACGAGTTCCGCAGCTGGCTGGAGCTTCCTCTGGACGTGACGGCGTCGATTCTGCTGAGACTGGGCGCCATCGATATCCTGAAGAGCGCGCAGATGGTGTGCTCCACGTGGTACAACCTTTGCAAGGACCCGTCGATGTGGCGCGCCATCGACATGCGCAACTCCGGCAACAACAGGGAGTTCCGCAAGCTCCGGAAGATGTGCCACGACGCCGTCGATCGCAGCTGCGGCCAGTTGTTCGATATCAACGTTGAGTACTTCGTCAACGACGATCTCCTCAGGCACATCGCTGacaggtttttgttttttttttttttttttttcggatttGATTCGAATTATGTGcctgaaattaatttttaatggtGATCTTTGTTGTACGATGTGTTTGATAGAGGTCCAGATAAACTAAATTTTTTCTTGCCCTTACGTGGTATTTTAACAGTTCAAGTCAGCTCAAACGCCTTCGGCTTGTGTATTGCTATGGCATTTCAGCCGAGGGATTGAGTCAAGCGGCTGCAAAACTTCCATTACTAGAGGAGCTTTCCATTTCAAACTGTCCATCGTCACATGAAGCTCTCAAAGCTGTGGGCCGCAGTTGCCCTCTTTTGAAATCACTCAAATTCGACCGCCGGATGGTGTGGTATGACGAGTATGCTGAGTATGAAGATTATGCAGATTATGCATTTGCTATTGCAGAGAACATGAGTGAATTGCGCCACCTCCAGCCTTTTACAAATATGCTCACTAACGACACCTTGCAGGCCATCCTTGATGGTTGTCCTCACCTTGAATCGCTTGACCTACGCCGATGTTCGAATCTCACTCTGGCAGGGGATTTGGGAAGAAGATGTGCTCAACAGATTAAACACTTGCGTCTTCCCTGTGCTTCCACTTATTATGACCGTGAATTTACTGTCTGGTGGGTTTTCGGacatttgcttcattttttttttttttgttttcctattcaCATAAAGGAACGGGAACTCCATCATTTGTCTGATAAGTATATTTTGAATTCTCAGGTGGCAGGAATTTCTACGAAACAGTGATTTTAATCTATggtgataatatattttttcttttgaaatggagagaatcaaCTCCATTGTCCGCAAATGCCTCACTCTATGGTAGCATTGCATTGCATTTGAAGAAGCCTTTTGAGGGGAAAAAATGGTAGGCTTCTTCAAAtgatttattatcttatttatacCTTATTTGTTATATaatctatatatttatttattttccataaGCAGATTATCTTGATCTCGGCATATATTGTGCaagtctttatctttttttttttcttaaaaaaaaaaaaaataataataataataaaactattCTATGGTAATCCTCCATGGGTTTGCCTATATAAGCCATAGCTAAAGTTGCAAAAAGGGAACCGCGGAAGATGCTAAAGAAATAAGaacaattattattaatatttctCACCATGCAACCAATTTAGATGTTAAGCAAATTTCTTAGCACAAAGAGCATAGTTAAACAATGCAGAAATAggccaaatttattttaaaagaaatgactTTTTGGTAGAGTGAAAAATTAATCTTGGAAGGCTTatcctacaaaaaaaatttaatttaaaagaaattttaaatttttggggagATGTATGCAACTAGTTTTGCGTGCTTTAATCAAGTATCtgatgagtaatgttatattcCACAACATTATCTCACTATATATGTTGACATGAATTGTcaatttatctttcttttaacaATGTATAATCTAATAGTGAattgatgaaataaaatagtCATAGAATAATTGTATAGTATATAGCTTTACTTATGTTTAATATTTGAGACAAGTCTAAATTGTTTCCAAATTTCATGTGagtaaattatataaaatatttaagaaaaaaaaaattcccatttCTTTTCACGTCAATCAACTACATTTGCCTCAAGTCAAAGCCAATTcaatattttctattataaGTTGTTTGGGAGTTAAAAACTTAGAAAGGAGTcttcaaatcaaattttctttcaCATATAGAACTCCAACGGTTTCAATCCTTGAAGccaattattttgttgtgaatcTTTTCTAAGATATCTTTTTTCTATGAGTTTTGCTTTCTTGGTATAcaaatgatatttagtaaactctCATACGATAACCATCTATAATGATGTGATAGTAAATATTAgctattgattttgtcttttaacAAGTCTTCGTTAATCTAAAAGTTGATTTTCAGTGCCACATTATCATAGTTGTATAGTAGtcgtatgagagtctactaaataacattactcttgccGGCATGATGCAACTTTGTCTCTGTTGAAATAATTACAAGGCGGAAATTTGAGCGAAAGCAATATAgagaaagaacacaaagaatTTCCGAGTGATTCGGTGTTAGACAACTACATTTACCATTCGAAATACACATAAGGACTACATTGTGctaattaacttgatttgtccaCAATACAAATGATCATATTTATAGGGTAGTGAATAAGTACaagtatggtaatcaaatccactaatttgattacaatctcaatattttattacaatcaacccttaaatagagaatattcaATATCAACCCAATTACGGAATatgcagaaaatatataatattttctatatattctaacagtctcaactctaaccctaaaatgagaaatgatatttaatagaGAATATTACCATATCAACCCAATTACGGAATATGcatacaatatataatattttctatatattctagGGGTCTCAaggcggttacgattagcggttattggcaataactgctaaccgtaactgccttagcgattagtaaatttcactaaccggcggttagcggttagcggttaatgaaGTAAATAACCGcctactaaccgctttttcaaa
Coding sequences within it:
- the LOC132169497 gene encoding putative F-box/LRR-repeat protein 23, whose translation is MDLPPPDPADEFRSWLELPLDVTASILLRLGAIDILKSAQMVCSTWYNLCKDPSMWRAIDMRNSGNNREFRKLRKMCHDAVDRSCGQLFDINVEYFVNDDLLRHIADSSSQLKRLRLVYCYGISAEGLSQAAAKLPLLEELSISNCPSSHEALKAVGRSCPLLKSLKFDRRMVWYDEYAEYEDYADYAFAIAENMSELRHLQPFTNMLTNDTLQAILDGCPHLESLDLRRCSNLTLAGDLGRRCAQQIKHLRLPCASTYYDREFTVWWQEFLRNSDFNLW